A single window of Balaenoptera ricei isolate mBalRic1 chromosome 15, mBalRic1.hap2, whole genome shotgun sequence DNA harbors:
- the GPRC5B gene encoding G-protein coupled receptor family C group 5 member B, with protein sequence MRTHQVLAFLLLFVIASGASENTSTSRGCGLDLLPQYVSLCDLDTIWGIVVEAVAGAGALITLLLTLVLLVRLPFIKDKEKKDPVGLHFLFLLGTLGLFGLTFAFIIREDETICSVRRFLWGVLFALCFSCLLSQAWRVRRLVRHGKSPSGWQLVGVALCLMLVQVIIAIEWLVLTVLRDEKPACAYEPMDFAMALIYDMVLLVATLGLALFTLCGKFKKWKQNGVCILVTAFLSVLIWVAWMTMYLFGNAELRQGDAWGDPTLAITLVASGWVFVIFHAIPEIHCTILPAPQENTPNYFDTSQPRMRETAFEEDVQLPRTYMENKAFSMDEHNAALRTGFRNGSLGNRPSAPFRSNVYQPTEMAVVLNGGTIPTAPPSYTGRHLW encoded by the exons ATGAGAACCCACCAGGTGCTGGCTTTCCTCCTGCTCTTCGTGATTGCCTCCGGGGCCTCTGAGAACACCAGCACGTCCCGGGGCTGTGGGCTGGACCTTCTCCCTCAGTACGTGTCCCTGTGCGACCTGGACACCATCTGGGGCATCGTGGTGGAGGCGGTGGCGGGGGCGGGCGCCCTGATCACACTGCTCCTGACGCTCGTCCTCCTGGTGCGCCTGCCGTTCATCAAGGACAAGGAGAAGAAGGACCCCGTGGGCCtccacttcctcttcctcctgggcACCCTGGGCCTCTTTGGCCTGACGTTCGCCTTCATCATCCGGGAGGATGAGACCATCTGCTCCGTCCGCCGGTTCCTCTGGGGCGTCCTCTTCGCGCTCTGCTTCTCCTGCCTGCTGAGCCAGGCGTGGCGCGTGCGGAGGCTGGTGCGCCACGGCAAGAGCCCGTCGGGCTGGCAGCTGGTGGGCGTGGCCCTGTGCCTGATGCTCGTGCAGGTCATCATCGCCATCGAGTGGCTGGTGCTGACCGTGCTGCGCGACGAGAAGCCGGCCTGTGCCTACGAGCCGATGGACTTCGCGATGGCCCTCATCTACGACATGGTACTGCTCGTGGCCACCCTGGGGCTGGCCCTCTTCACGCTGTGCGGCAAGTTCAAGAAGTGGAAGCAGAACGGGGTCTGCATCCTGGTCACGGCCTTCCTCTCCGTGCTCATCTGGGTGGCCTGGATGACCATGTACCTCTTCGGCAATGCGGAGCTGCGCCAGGGAGACGCCTGGGGAGACCCCACCTTGGCCATCACGCTGGTGGCCAGTGGCTGGGTCTTCGTCATCTTCCACGCCATCCCAGAGATCCACTGCACCATCCTGCCCGCCCCGCAGGAGAACACACCCAACTACTTCGACACGTCGCAGCCGAGGATGCGGGAGACGGCGTTTGAGGAGGACGTGCAGCTGCCGCGGACCTACATGGAGAACAAGGCCTTCTCGATGGACGAGCACAACGCAG ctctCCGAACAGGATTTCGCAATGGCAGCTTGGGAAACAGACCCAGCGCTCCGTTCAGAAGTAATGTGTATCAGCCAACGGAGATGGCGGTTGTGCTCAACGGGGGGACT